In Lascolabacillus massiliensis, a single genomic region encodes these proteins:
- the ccsA gene encoding cytochrome c biogenesis protein CcsA: MERFLKFLSSYKGSIVLMLIYSFGLATATIVEKQLGTQAAKMLIYYSPLFILLQLLLAINFLIILFNSNYIKSKRWGLIIIHLSLTVILGGALTTFLFGKEGQVHIREGEKSDQMVMHTSKGVKTEKLPFVLELKDFRLNRYPGSNSPSSYESTLLVYVDNDIREVSVFMNNVLDLKGYRFFQASYDKDELGTVLSVNKDVAGRTITYTGYILLLIGFILMFLMPGSRFRKLGEQLKDIRARADKLTLVFLLSLISLNGFSQNNWNETKHTIDIIESIKDNAIPVEHAEKFGALPVQFRGRVMPLNTFSSEILRKIHNETNIYNLNSDQFLLSLLVNPEKWSHAKIISGDQSYLSYNQFFDEGGSYSLLNQLQQIYNQPADKRNESEKDLIKLDEKVNILYQLFTHIIPGIFPHAEDPSHTWYNLGDNLSVYEFKDSVFITDSFNNYLAEVRLSLQSNDWSKPDEILNSIKEYQLSNDKASLIRPNKIEAELKYNRLNIFNYSKLGYFILGGLLLILAFIRLMNRKTWLQYASTILIIGIAAIFIYHLFGMGMRWYISGYAPWSNSYETMVYVAWATVLAGFIFGRKNILTLSLATLFGGVILFVSSLNWMDPQINTLVPVLNSPWLMFHVAVIVAAYGFFGISFLLGLTNIIIMSFNKDSSLIALRIKELSVINNMSLLTGLALMTIGTFLGAVWANESWGRYWGWDPKETWALITIIVYSVVTHLHLVKKWNSDWLFNFTSVLGFSSVLMTYLGVNYFLSGMHSYGQTDTSSSVFVYIAIVFTIIVILGFLSYNRRSKFIDS, encoded by the coding sequence ATGGAACGATTTCTAAAATTTTTGTCATCTTATAAAGGTTCAATTGTTTTGATGCTTATCTATTCATTTGGTTTAGCAACTGCAACAATTGTAGAGAAACAGTTGGGCACACAAGCTGCAAAGATGCTTATTTATTACTCCCCGCTTTTTATACTCTTGCAGTTATTATTAGCAATTAATTTCTTGATTATTTTATTCAACAGCAACTATATAAAAAGTAAAAGGTGGGGGCTAATAATTATTCATCTATCACTTACAGTAATTCTTGGTGGAGCATTAACTACATTTCTTTTTGGGAAAGAAGGACAGGTTCACATTCGTGAAGGAGAAAAATCTGATCAGATGGTGATGCATACCTCCAAAGGTGTAAAAACCGAAAAATTGCCCTTCGTTTTAGAATTAAAAGATTTCAGATTAAATAGATATCCTGGTTCAAATAGTCCCTCCTCATATGAAAGTACTCTTCTGGTTTATGTAGATAATGATATTAGAGAAGTATCTGTATTTATGAATAATGTGCTGGATCTCAAAGGATATCGTTTCTTTCAGGCTTCATATGATAAAGATGAATTAGGAACAGTTCTTTCTGTAAATAAGGATGTAGCAGGTCGAACAATCACTTATACAGGTTATATTTTATTATTGATAGGATTTATTCTTATGTTTTTAATGCCCGGTTCCAGATTTAGAAAATTAGGAGAACAGTTAAAAGATATACGAGCCAGAGCAGATAAATTGACACTTGTATTTTTATTGTCTCTGATATCACTAAATGGATTTAGTCAGAATAATTGGAATGAAACGAAACATACAATCGATATAATTGAATCAATAAAAGATAATGCAATTCCAGTTGAACATGCAGAAAAATTTGGTGCACTACCTGTTCAGTTTCGCGGTAGAGTGATGCCATTGAATACATTCTCATCAGAAATATTACGTAAAATTCATAACGAAACAAATATATATAATCTTAATTCAGATCAATTTCTGTTAAGTTTATTAGTTAACCCTGAAAAATGGTCTCATGCAAAAATTATTTCTGGTGATCAATCATACCTGTCTTATAATCAATTTTTTGATGAGGGTGGGAGTTATAGCTTGTTAAATCAATTACAACAAATTTATAATCAGCCGGCAGACAAACGGAATGAATCCGAAAAAGATCTGATTAAACTGGATGAAAAGGTAAATATACTTTATCAATTATTTACACATATTATACCGGGAATATTTCCACATGCAGAAGATCCATCTCATACTTGGTATAATTTAGGAGATAATTTATCCGTTTATGAATTTAAGGACTCGGTTTTTATAACAGATTCATTCAACAATTATCTTGCAGAGGTAAGATTATCATTACAATCAAATGATTGGAGCAAACCTGATGAAATACTTAATTCAATCAAAGAATATCAATTAAGTAATGATAAAGCCTCACTGATCAGACCAAATAAAATTGAGGCAGAATTGAAATATAACCGACTTAATATATTTAATTACTCTAAATTAGGCTACTTTATCTTAGGCGGATTACTATTGATTTTGGCATTTATCCGTTTAATGAATAGAAAAACCTGGTTGCAATATGCAAGTACTATTTTGATAATTGGAATAGCTGCTATATTTATATATCATCTATTTGGTATGGGCATGAGGTGGTATATATCAGGTTATGCTCCTTGGAGCAATTCATATGAAACTATGGTATATGTGGCGTGGGCAACTGTCTTAGCAGGATTTATATTCGGAAGAAAGAATATACTAACACTTTCTCTTGCTACACTATTTGGTGGAGTCATACTTTTTGTTTCATCACTTAACTGGATGGATCCACAAATAAATACACTTGTTCCAGTACTCAATTCTCCATGGTTGATGTTTCATGTTGCAGTTATAGTTGCTGCTTATGGATTCTTTGGTATTAGCTTTTTATTAGGTCTCACTAATATTATTATAATGTCATTTAATAAAGATAGCTCTCTCATAGCTCTTAGAATAAAAGAGCTAAGCGTGATAAACAATATGTCACTGCTAACAGGCCTTGCGCTCATGACTATAGGTACATTCCTTGGAGCTGTCTGGGCAAATGAATCATGGGGAAGATACTGGGGCTGGGACCCAAAAGAGACCTGGGCACTTATTACTATTATAGTGTACTCAGTCGTTACTCATCTTCATCTTGTTAAAAAATGGAATAGTGACTGGTTGTTTAATTTTACATCTGTCTTAGGATTTTCATCTGTTTTAATGACCTATTTAGGAGTAAATTACTTCTTGAGCGGTATGCATTCATATGGTCAAACAGATACTTCCTCTTCTGTTTTTGTGTATATTGCGATAGTTTTTACAATAATAGTAATTCTTGGTTTCCTATCCTATAATAGGAGAAGTAAATTCATTGATTCATAG
- a CDS encoding TIM barrel protein, translating into MAFDRRQFLKTTIAGTATLAIGGCNTFASTETKAGSIAGKAQLNISFQEGTAPGATLQEKFDFMEEHNVVGFEPHGKPLLQRKQEYKEALKGRNIKVSAVCAGFDGFILSTDPEVRKLCRDTMAELIIAAGEFESTGVIIVPAFNSQVPVMPHTQETRDFLCEQFDEMGTFAQQHGTTVILEPLNRREAFYLRQVADAASICRDINNPGVTCLGDFWHMTWEETSDMGAFISAGDYLQHVHIASRERRSVPGEDGAADNYVDGFRGLKMIGYNKYVSYECGIQGEREVVVPASLELLRKQWEEA; encoded by the coding sequence ATGGCATTTGACAGAAGACAATTTCTAAAAACTACTATAGCTGGTACTGCAACACTGGCAATAGGTGGATGTAATACATTTGCTTCAACAGAAACAAAGGCAGGTAGTATTGCCGGAAAGGCTCAGTTGAATATCTCTTTTCAAGAGGGTACAGCTCCCGGGGCTACACTTCAAGAGAAGTTTGATTTCATGGAAGAGCATAATGTTGTAGGATTTGAACCACATGGTAAACCTCTTCTTCAAAGAAAACAGGAGTACAAAGAGGCTCTAAAGGGGCGTAATATTAAAGTAAGTGCTGTATGTGCCGGCTTTGATGGATTTATTTTATCTACTGATCCTGAAGTTAGAAAACTTTGTCGTGATACAATGGCTGAACTTATTATTGCCGCAGGTGAGTTTGAATCTACAGGAGTAATTATTGTACCTGCTTTTAATAGTCAGGTTCCTGTAATGCCTCACACACAGGAGACGCGTGATTTCCTTTGTGAACAGTTTGATGAAATGGGAACTTTTGCTCAACAGCATGGAACAACTGTAATTTTAGAGCCTTTAAACCGCAGAGAAGCATTTTATCTACGTCAAGTAGCTGATGCTGCCTCAATTTGTCGTGATATAAATAACCCTGGTGTAACTTGTCTGGGAGACTTTTGGCACATGACATGGGAAGAAACTTCTGATATGGGAGCTTTTATATCTGCAGGTGATTATTTGCAACACGTACATATAGCAAGTCGTGAGCGTCGAAGTGTACCTGGTGAAGATGGTGCAGCAGATAATTATGTAGATGGTTTCAGAGGTCTGAAAATGATAGGATATAACAAATATGTAAGTTATGAATGCGGAATCCAGGGTGAGCGTGAGGTAGTTGTACCTGCATCACTTGAATTGTTGAGAAAACAATGGGAAGAAGCTTGA
- a CDS encoding RpiB/LacA/LacB family sugar-phosphate isomerase yields MSDFNDSEKPIGLASDHAGFNAKSYIIKVLEDMGLKYKDFGAYSTDSTDYTDYAHPLALAVESGECRFGIAMCGTGNGINMTLNKHQGIRAALCWNPEITFYARAHNNANVLSLPGRFLDSDEILEILKVFLNTPFEGGRHERRVNKIPCG; encoded by the coding sequence ATGTCAGATTTTAATGACTCGGAAAAACCTATCGGACTTGCATCAGACCATGCAGGTTTCAATGCCAAGAGCTACATAATAAAGGTGTTGGAAGATATGGGCCTGAAATATAAGGATTTTGGAGCCTATTCTACCGATAGTACAGATTATACAGATTATGCTCACCCTTTGGCACTGGCAGTTGAGAGTGGCGAATGCAGATTTGGTATTGCAATGTGTGGAACGGGAAACGGTATAAACATGACATTGAATAAGCATCAGGGAATAAGAGCCGCTCTTTGCTGGAACCCTGAGATAACATTTTATGCTCGTGCTCATAATAATGCTAATGTATTATCGCTTCCTGGAAGATTCCTTGATAGTGATGAGATATTAGAAATACTTAAAGTGTTCCTTAATACACCATTTGAAGGTGGCAGGCATGAAAGAAGAGTTAATAAAATACCGTGCGGCTAA
- a CDS encoding transketolase family protein yields the protein MNDNALMNRAADNIRILSASMVEKAKSGHPGGAMGGADFINVLFTEFLEYDPENPTWESRDRFFLDPGHMSAMLYSVLCLSGKFSIEELKNFRQWGSPTPGHPERDVLRGIENTSGPLGQGHAFSAGAAIAAKFLKARLGDIMDHTIYSFISDGTIQEEVSQGVGRIAGHLGLDNLIMFYDSNEIQLSTTTDVVTSEDIAKKYEAWNWKVITIDGNDVEQIRNALTEAKDEKEKPTLIIGKTIMGKGALAADNSSFECKVSTHGQPLTAAGADINQTIKNLGGNPDNPFEIFPEAQALYDKRKQELKKIVSAKQAKFEEWAKANPELVEKKRKWFSRELPEIDWQAIQQKPNSATRAGSAAVLSELAQKVENMIVASADLSNSDKTDGFLKKTKSFKKGDFSGAFLQAGVSEFTMSCLSIGMSLHGGVIAACGTFFAFSDYMKPSIRVAALMETPVIFIWTHDAFRVGEDGPTHQPVEQEAQIRLLEKLQNHSGKNSMLVLRPADVHETTIAWKLALENDNSPTGLILSRQNIKDLPAAESRFTEALKAERGAYIVEDDHNYDVILLASGSEVSTLVEGAELLRKDGIKVRIVSVPSEGLFRSQSQEYQDLILPKGKKKFGLTAGLSVTLEGLVGADGTVWGLNSFGFSAPYTVLDEKLGYTGKNVYEQVLKIL from the coding sequence ATGAATGATAATGCATTAATGAACAGGGCAGCCGACAATATCCGTATTCTTTCGGCATCAATGGTAGAAAAGGCAAAATCAGGGCATCCAGGTGGTGCAATGGGTGGCGCGGATTTTATAAATGTACTGTTCACGGAATTCCTAGAGTATGACCCTGAAAATCCAACTTGGGAATCAAGAGACAGATTCTTTCTTGATCCAGGCCATATGTCAGCCATGTTATACTCTGTTTTATGTCTAAGTGGTAAGTTTTCAATTGAAGAACTGAAAAACTTCCGTCAGTGGGGTAGTCCCACCCCAGGTCACCCGGAGAGAGATGTTTTGAGAGGAATTGAGAATACATCTGGGCCACTTGGACAAGGACATGCTTTTAGTGCAGGAGCAGCAATCGCAGCAAAGTTTTTAAAAGCTAGACTTGGAGATATAATGGATCATACTATCTACAGTTTTATTTCAGATGGTACGATTCAGGAAGAGGTATCACAAGGTGTTGGGCGAATTGCAGGCCATCTTGGACTGGATAATCTAATAATGTTTTATGATTCAAATGAAATTCAGTTATCAACAACTACAGATGTAGTTACAAGTGAAGATATTGCGAAAAAATACGAAGCTTGGAACTGGAAAGTTATTACGATTGATGGGAATGATGTAGAGCAGATACGTAATGCACTTACTGAAGCAAAAGATGAGAAAGAAAAACCTACTCTGATAATTGGTAAGACTATTATGGGGAAAGGTGCATTAGCTGCAGATAATTCTTCTTTTGAGTGTAAGGTGTCAACACATGGTCAGCCTTTAACTGCTGCAGGAGCTGATATTAATCAAACAATTAAGAATCTCGGCGGGAATCCTGATAACCCATTTGAGATATTTCCCGAAGCTCAAGCATTATATGATAAAAGAAAACAGGAATTAAAGAAGATTGTATCAGCAAAACAAGCAAAATTTGAGGAATGGGCAAAAGCCAATCCAGAATTGGTAGAGAAAAAAAGGAAGTGGTTCTCGCGAGAACTTCCAGAGATCGACTGGCAAGCTATCCAACAAAAACCTAATTCAGCTACCAGGGCAGGTTCAGCTGCAGTCTTAAGTGAACTGGCACAGAAGGTTGAAAATATGATAGTTGCTTCAGCAGACCTCTCAAACTCAGATAAAACTGATGGTTTCCTAAAGAAAACAAAGTCATTTAAGAAAGGTGATTTTTCAGGAGCATTCCTTCAGGCTGGTGTATCAGAATTTACAATGTCGTGTCTTAGTATTGGTATGAGTTTGCATGGAGGAGTTATTGCGGCATGTGGTACATTCTTCGCATTCTCTGATTATATGAAACCGTCAATCCGTGTAGCAGCACTTATGGAAACGCCGGTAATATTTATCTGGACACATGATGCATTTAGAGTTGGAGAAGATGGACCAACACATCAGCCGGTTGAACAGGAAGCTCAGATTCGTCTGCTGGAGAAACTTCAAAATCACAGTGGTAAAAACTCTATGCTTGTTCTTCGCCCTGCAGATGTTCATGAAACAACCATTGCATGGAAGTTAGCATTAGAGAATGATAATTCTCCAACAGGTTTGATACTTTCGAGACAAAATATTAAAGATCTTCCAGCTGCAGAGTCTAGATTTACCGAAGCACTTAAAGCTGAAAGAGGAGCTTATATTGTTGAAGATGATCATAACTATGATGTGATTTTATTAGCTTCAGGTTCGGAAGTGTCAACTCTGGTGGAAGGTGCAGAGTTGCTTCGTAAAGATGGAATAAAAGTTAGAATTGTTTCAGTGCCTTCTGAAGGATTATTCCGTTCTCAATCACAAGAATATCAGGATTTAATATTACCGAAAGGGAAAAAGAAATTCGGACTAACAGCTGGGCTTTCTGTTACATTAGAGGGATTAGTAGGAGCTGATGGTACTGTGTGGGGACTTAACTCTTTTGGATTCTCCGCACCATATACTGTATTGGATGAAAAACTTGGATATACAGGTAAAAATGTTTATGAACAAGTACTTAAAATTTTGTAA
- a CDS encoding lipoate--protein ligase family protein, which translates to MNIVVSPSTIPSFNLAAEEYLFSQKYDDFVFLYINDSSVIIGSNQAVINEVDLDFCIENQITVIRRLSGGGAVYHDRGNINYSFIQNKTDEPLSAKFLNPIINTLHSLGIPALIGKRKDIWLDGYKISGTASHISRGRELHHGTLLYDTDLNVLQRVLSSKQKNTVKKATASVPSPVINIKTHLLKSNGNAPDVKSFYEIVKERLMSFFNINELNNLQIEEIEKIEEIRKNKYIQRDWNYKM; encoded by the coding sequence ATGAATATTGTTGTTTCACCTTCTACAATACCATCATTCAATCTTGCTGCTGAAGAATATCTCTTCAGTCAAAAATATGATGACTTCGTATTTCTATACATCAACGATTCTAGTGTAATAATTGGTTCTAATCAAGCTGTTATTAACGAAGTAGATTTAGACTTTTGTATTGAAAACCAGATAACTGTTATTCGCCGCTTATCTGGAGGAGGAGCTGTATATCATGATAGAGGTAATATTAATTATTCCTTTATCCAAAATAAAACAGACGAACCTTTGAGTGCAAAGTTCCTCAATCCAATAATAAATACACTTCACTCATTAGGAATACCAGCTTTAATAGGCAAAAGAAAAGATATCTGGCTTGATGGTTATAAAATATCAGGTACAGCATCTCATATTTCTCGTGGTAGAGAGCTTCATCACGGCACACTTTTATATGATACAGATTTAAATGTATTGCAAAGAGTTCTTTCTTCCAAACAAAAAAACACTGTAAAAAAAGCAACAGCTTCGGTACCTAGTCCTGTTATTAACATTAAAACACATCTGTTAAAGAGTAATGGAAATGCTCCTGATGTTAAAAGTTTTTATGAGATTGTTAAAGAGAGACTTATGTCTTTTTTCAATATAAATGAATTGAACAATCTACAAATAGAAGAGATTGAAAAAATAGAGGAGATTAGAAAAAACAAGTATATACAGAGAGATTGGAACTACAAAATGTAA
- a CDS encoding S41 family peptidase — translation MESSFQFDNNPKGNFDALWNIIDRNYCFFEYKNINWDAVYINYSSRITPNMNNEALFKLMGQMLAELKDGHVNLTASHDVTRYWEWHENYPANFDSEIQKQYLGKETEYSRASGMWYKILEDNVGYIYYGNFSNDVSNASLDQILMKMSICSGLIIDVRNNGGGNLTNVDRIASRFFNDRTLIGYISHKIGPGHNDFSELHPKYLESSNRVRYQKPVVVLTNRGCYSATNEFVSIMKYAPQSTIIGDKTGGGSGLPFSSELPNGWSIRFSASPMFNAEKEHIEFGVEPDIYVSMLQEDKEKNRDTIIEKARELLKR, via the coding sequence ATGGAATCAAGTTTTCAATTCGATAATAATCCAAAGGGCAATTTTGATGCTCTTTGGAATATTATCGATAGGAACTATTGTTTTTTTGAGTACAAGAATATAAACTGGGATGCAGTCTATATAAATTACAGTTCACGTATTACACCCAATATGAATAATGAGGCATTATTTAAACTTATGGGTCAAATGCTTGCTGAACTTAAAGATGGACATGTTAATTTAACTGCTTCTCATGATGTAACTCGTTATTGGGAATGGCACGAAAATTATCCTGCAAATTTTGATTCAGAAATACAAAAACAATACCTGGGAAAGGAGACAGAATACAGCAGGGCTTCAGGTATGTGGTATAAAATTCTAGAAGACAATGTAGGTTACATTTATTATGGTAATTTCTCAAATGATGTTAGTAATGCCAGTTTGGATCAGATACTGATGAAAATGTCAATCTGTAGTGGATTGATAATTGATGTGAGAAATAATGGTGGAGGTAATCTTACCAATGTTGACAGAATAGCCAGTCGTTTCTTTAATGATAGAACGCTTATTGGCTATATTTCTCATAAAATTGGTCCGGGTCATAATGATTTTTCAGAACTTCATCCCAAGTATCTTGAGAGTTCAAATAGGGTCAGATATCAAAAACCTGTTGTCGTACTCACCAACAGAGGATGTTATAGTGCAACCAATGAATTTGTAAGTATTATGAAATATGCTCCTCAGTCAACAATTATTGGAGATAAAACAGGAGGTGGAAGTGGATTGCCTTTTTCATCCGAACTCCCAAATGGATGGTCAATTCGTTTTTCTGCTTCACCTATGTTTAATGCTGAAAAAGAGCACATAGAGTTTGGTGTTGAACCAGATATATATGTAAGTATGTTGCAGGAAGATAAAGAGAAAAACAGAGATACAATTATTGAAAAAGCCAGAGAACTATTAAAAAGGTAG
- a CDS encoding SUMF1/EgtB/PvdO family nonheme iron enzyme, giving the protein MSRISERNNKPKKKFHQRKGFLISIGIIIGVVFVAALYQTSVYFSTNESCMMCHVHPHAEESWQLSVHVNNGSGVTVNCVDCHLPPSDNTWAHYSAKAVLGARDLWGYLTKDSADFNWDQKSELEYAIKYIPNESCVKCHQNLFPEGITDDGITAHLYYDDNVEKLDLQCISCHLDAGHYNPNYAHGQMVGIPGMGGSYAVDTSLYFKESTPVNSFTNFREQIPGTAVSFNMIAIEGGTFMMGSPEKEPFRKPDESPQHEVTVSPFFMAEVETTWDQYWAFYAETMSEGRTPPEVVYENNLKALGVDAISGPTPPFGYPDQGWGQGDRPAITMTHYAAETYCQWLSEKTGKKYRLPTEAEWEYAARGGTETAYFFKGNPKEFSNKGFMRNVFKAKTDSISSYVIYDNNSNGRTQLPSEVLPNPFGLKNMLGNVLEYTADKYDPEAYSKRSGKTVDPIVTEGEEWVVRGGNYSFDASDVRSASRFHTQHDDWMRTDPQQPKSIWWYSDIKGIGFRVVCDPEF; this is encoded by the coding sequence ATGTCGAGAATTTCAGAGAGGAACAACAAACCCAAAAAGAAATTTCACCAGCGAAAAGGTTTTCTAATATCAATAGGAATAATAATAGGAGTAGTTTTTGTTGCAGCTTTATATCAGACATCGGTATATTTTTCAACAAATGAATCCTGTATGATGTGTCATGTACACCCACATGCAGAGGAAAGCTGGCAGTTATCGGTACATGTAAATAATGGAAGTGGTGTTACGGTTAATTGTGTTGACTGTCATCTACCTCCTTCAGATAATACATGGGCACATTATTCTGCTAAAGCGGTGTTGGGAGCAAGAGATTTATGGGGATACCTTACTAAGGATAGTGCAGATTTTAATTGGGATCAAAAATCAGAATTGGAATATGCAATAAAATATATTCCCAATGAATCATGTGTGAAATGCCACCAGAACCTTTTTCCTGAAGGTATAACTGATGATGGAATAACAGCACATCTTTATTATGATGACAATGTAGAGAAGCTTGATCTGCAATGTATAAGCTGTCACTTAGATGCGGGTCATTATAATCCAAATTATGCCCATGGACAGATGGTTGGAATACCGGGAATGGGTGGATCATATGCTGTTGACACAAGTCTCTATTTTAAAGAATCTACACCAGTTAATTCTTTCACTAATTTCAGGGAACAGATACCTGGTACTGCAGTCTCTTTTAATATGATAGCAATTGAAGGCGGAACATTTATGATGGGAAGCCCAGAAAAAGAGCCCTTCAGAAAACCTGATGAATCGCCTCAACACGAAGTTACAGTAAGTCCATTTTTTATGGCAGAAGTAGAAACTACCTGGGATCAGTACTGGGCATTTTATGCAGAAACAATGAGTGAAGGAAGAACTCCCCCGGAAGTTGTATATGAAAATAATCTAAAAGCATTGGGTGTTGATGCAATCTCAGGTCCCACACCACCTTTCGGATATCCAGATCAGGGTTGGGGACAAGGAGACAGACCTGCAATCACTATGACACATTATGCTGCTGAAACATATTGTCAATGGTTATCAGAAAAGACCGGAAAGAAATATAGATTACCAACCGAAGCCGAGTGGGAATACGCCGCAAGGGGTGGAACTGAGACAGCTTATTTTTTCAAAGGTAATCCTAAAGAGTTTTCAAATAAAGGGTTCATGAGAAATGTATTTAAAGCTAAGACCGACAGCATAAGTTCATACGTAATATATGATAATAACAGTAACGGTCGTACACAACTGCCATCGGAAGTTCTGCCTAATCCATTTGGATTAAAGAACATGTTGGGTAATGTACTTGAATATACAGCTGATAAGTATGATCCTGAAGCATATAGTAAGAGATCAGGCAAAACTGTGGATCCTATAGTCACCGAGGGTGAAGAATGGGTTGTAAGAGGAGGAAATTATAGTTTTGATGCCTCAGATGTACGTAGTGCATCACGTTTTCATACACAACATGATGATTGGATGAGAACAGATCCACAGCAACCAAAAAGCATATGGTGGTATTCTGATATTAAAGGTATTGGATTTCGCGTTGTATGCGATCCGGAATTTTAA
- a CDS encoding Gfo/Idh/MocA family oxidoreductase has translation MKKENNLTRRSFLKTSAVAGAVGVIGTGSAGLLTSCSGGNKGKGGAATPLREPGSYYIPELPDLATDGKELKAGVVGCGGRGSGAAINFLNAANGVTIVALGDVFQDRVDSLAEKLKSDKNIEIPADKRFVGLDAYKQVIDSDIDVLIDCTPPFFRAEHFKYAVEKNKHCFLEKPICVDAAGYRTIVAAAKQAQAKNLRVVTGTQRHHQRSYVESYKQIMNGAIGEITGGVVYWNQNMLWYRERQPQWSDFEFMVRDWVNWKWLSGDHIVEQHVHNIDVFTWFSGLRPVSAVGFGSRQRRVTGDQYDNFSIDFEMENGIHLHSMCRQIDGCANNVSEFIQGTKGSWSSNGGHVIKDLAGNVIWKYDEDAEKANYKQTDPYTLEHVNLINCIRGNSPIEQASETAISNLAAIMGRESAYTGQVVTWDAMTASPLNYTPADINIGKMDMSGFTVPVPGSAQK, from the coding sequence ATGAAAAAAGAAAATAATTTAACCAGAAGATCATTCCTGAAGACTTCTGCTGTAGCAGGTGCAGTAGGTGTAATTGGCACAGGTTCTGCCGGTTTGCTAACATCTTGTAGTGGTGGAAATAAAGGAAAAGGTGGAGCGGCAACTCCATTGAGAGAACCGGGTAGTTATTACATACCCGAATTACCGGATCTTGCAACAGACGGTAAAGAATTAAAAGCAGGAGTAGTAGGTTGTGGCGGACGTGGATCCGGTGCGGCAATAAACTTCTTAAATGCAGCAAATGGAGTTACAATAGTAGCTTTAGGTGATGTTTTCCAAGACAGAGTAGATAGTCTTGCTGAAAAATTAAAATCAGATAAAAATATAGAAATACCCGCAGATAAACGCTTTGTCGGTCTCGATGCTTACAAGCAGGTTATTGACAGCGATATCGATGTACTGATCGATTGTACACCTCCATTTTTCAGGGCTGAACATTTTAAGTATGCAGTAGAAAAGAACAAACACTGTTTCCTTGAAAAGCCAATTTGTGTTGATGCAGCAGGATATCGTACAATTGTAGCAGCAGCCAAGCAGGCACAAGCCAAAAATCTTAGAGTAGTAACCGGAACACAAAGACATCACCAGCGTAGCTATGTTGAATCATACAAACAGATAATGAATGGTGCAATAGGTGAAATTACCGGTGGAGTTGTTTACTGGAACCAAAATATGTTATGGTACCGCGAACGTCAGCCTCAATGGAGTGATTTCGAATTTATGGTACGTGACTGGGTAAACTGGAAATGGTTATCAGGAGATCATATTGTAGAACAGCATGTTCATAATATTGATGTATTTACATGGTTCTCCGGCTTAAGACCGGTAAGTGCAGTAGGATTCGGTTCACGTCAGCGTCGAGTTACTGGTGATCAGTATGATAACTTCAGTATCGACTTTGAAATGGAAAATGGTATTCACCTACACAGTATGTGCCGTCAGATAGATGGTTGTGCAAACAATGTAAGTGAATTTATACAAGGAACAAAAGGATCATGGTCAAGCAATGGCGGACATGTAATTAAAGACTTAGCAGGAAACGTTATATGGAAGTATGACGAGGATGCAGAAAAGGCAAATTACAAACAGACCGACCCATATACTTTAGAACATGTTAATTTGATTAACTGTATCAGAGGCAATAGCCCAATAGAGCAGGCTTCCGAAACAGCTATCTCTAACCTTGCAGCTATCATGGGACGCGAATCTGCATATACAGGTCAGGTAGTTACATGGGATGCTATGACAGCGTCACCACTTAATTATACTCCTGCTGACATTAATATTGGCAAAATGGATATGTCAGGATTTACTGTTCCCGTTCCAGGTAGTGCACAAAAATAA